Proteins encoded in a region of the Helicobacteraceae bacterium genome:
- the secA gene encoding preprotein translocase subunit SecA, producing the protein MIKAIFTKILGTRNDKELKRYRKRLAAINALEAKYAELSDDDLKAAFNELREKVKNGETLDDALNDSFAITREASKRVLNMRHFDVQIIGGIALHEGRIAEMKTGEGKTLVATLPIVLNALSEEGAHVITVNDYLAKRDGADMGVLYNFLGFSVGVLTSDLPLGEERAEAYRADITYGTNNEFGFDYLRDNMKYALSEMTQRKHNYAIVDEVDSILIDEARTPLIISGPTNRKMSHYVQADDAAKKLIKDEDFTIDEKNRVVMITDSGVEKAQQLFGVENLYDLEHAALAHHLDQALKARYLFEKDVHYVVKEGEIVIVDEFTGRLSTGRRYSEGLHQALEAKEGVTIKEESQTLADITFQNYFRLYKKLAGMTGTAQTEASEFSQIYSLEVISIPTNVPVIRKDYNDLIYRTEVEKNEAVIEQIKTLYKKGQPVLVGTISIEKSEALSKRLSAAKIPHNVLNAKQHEKEAQIIAQAGQKSMVTIATNMAGRGVDIKLDDETRKLGGLFIIGTERHESRRIDNQLRGRSGRQGDTGESRFYLSLEDNLLRIFGSDRIKNIMTRLGVKHGEYIESGMVTRAVEKAQKRVESMHFEARKHLLEYDDVANAQRKLIYAFRRELMTSDLDVGQKIIENLRFYLDGLFSECGVAEGLAPEEFLTEKLIKTLREDLKIEIEGVKDQTNALALRKLIEEGAIAQYEQKVSVLAPEQRSEIERILYLQSLDEMWREHLYQMDVLKTGIGLRGYNQKDPLVEYKKESYQLFNELTANLKIAIIKTLFGIRFRTRDEQEAINRMREQMEKAAKEESLTYSGANVRPQVKIEKKIPRNAPCPCGSGKKYKNCCGQSGPKRGAFAPSN; encoded by the coding sequence ATGATCAAAGCGATTTTTACCAAAATCTTAGGCACGCGCAACGATAAAGAGCTAAAGCGCTACCGCAAGCGGCTTGCGGCGATTAATGCGCTAGAGGCAAAATACGCCGAGCTTAGCGACGACGATCTCAAAGCGGCGTTTAACGAGTTGCGCGAAAAGGTAAAAAACGGCGAAACGCTAGACGACGCGCTAAACGATAGTTTCGCCATAACGCGCGAAGCCTCTAAGCGAGTTTTGAATATGCGCCATTTCGACGTGCAGATTATCGGCGGCATAGCTCTGCATGAAGGACGAATAGCGGAGATGAAAACGGGCGAGGGCAAAACGCTTGTCGCCACGCTTCCCATAGTTCTAAACGCTTTAAGCGAGGAGGGCGCGCACGTAATAACCGTAAACGACTATCTAGCTAAACGCGACGGCGCGGATATGGGGGTTTTGTATAACTTTTTAGGTTTTAGCGTCGGCGTTTTGACGAGCGATCTGCCGCTTGGCGAGGAGCGCGCGGAGGCGTATAGGGCGGATATTACCTACGGCACGAACAACGAGTTTGGCTTTGACTATCTGCGCGATAATATGAAATACGCCCTGTCGGAGATGACGCAACGCAAGCATAACTACGCGATCGTGGACGAGGTAGATAGCATACTTATCGACGAGGCGCGAACGCCGCTTATTATTTCCGGTCCCACAAACCGCAAGATGTCGCACTACGTTCAGGCGGACGACGCGGCAAAAAAACTGATCAAAGACGAAGACTTTACGATCGACGAGAAAAACCGCGTCGTTATGATTACCGATAGCGGCGTGGAAAAAGCGCAACAACTCTTCGGCGTGGAGAACCTTTACGATCTGGAACACGCGGCGCTGGCGCACCATCTCGATCAGGCGTTAAAAGCGCGTTATCTGTTTGAAAAAGACGTGCATTACGTCGTCAAAGAGGGCGAGATCGTTATCGTGGACGAATTTACGGGGCGGCTTTCGACGGGGCGGCGCTACTCGGAAGGGCTGCATCAGGCGCTAGAAGCCAAAGAGGGCGTGACGATCAAAGAGGAGAGCCAAACGCTCGCGGATATAACTTTCCAAAACTACTTTAGACTCTATAAAAAACTTGCGGGCATGACGGGAACGGCGCAAACCGAAGCGAGCGAGTTTAGTCAGATTTATTCGCTGGAGGTTATATCGATCCCGACCAACGTTCCCGTGATCCGCAAGGACTACAACGATCTAATTTACCGCACCGAAGTCGAGAAAAACGAGGCGGTAATCGAGCAGATTAAAACGCTCTATAAAAAAGGGCAACCGGTTTTGGTCGGCACGATCAGCATCGAAAAAAGCGAGGCGCTCTCCAAACGGCTAAGCGCCGCGAAAATTCCGCACAACGTGCTAAACGCCAAACAGCACGAAAAAGAGGCGCAGATAATAGCGCAAGCCGGTCAAAAATCGATGGTTACGATCGCCACCAATATGGCGGGGCGCGGCGTGGATATAAAACTCGACGACGAGACTAGAAAACTCGGCGGTTTGTTTATTATCGGCACGGAACGGCACGAATCGCGCCGCATAGACAATCAGCTTCGCGGGCGATCGGGCAGGCAGGGCGATACCGGAGAGAGCCGTTTTTATCTCTCGCTCGAGGATAATCTGCTACGCATTTTCGGCTCCGATCGCATAAAAAACATTATGACCCGTTTGGGCGTAAAACACGGCGAATATATCGAGTCCGGCATGGTTACCCGCGCCGTGGAGAAGGCGCAAAAACGGGTGGAATCTATGCACTTCGAGGCGCGAAAACACCTGTTGGAATACGACGACGTGGCAAACGCGCAACGAAAGCTAATCTACGCCTTTCGCCGCGAGCTTATGACGAGCGATCTGGACGTCGGACAGAAGATTATCGAAAACCTGCGCTTCTATCTCGACGGGCTGTTTAGCGAATGCGGCGTCGCGGAAGGTTTGGCGCCCGAAGAGTTTTTGACGGAAAAATTGATCAAAACGTTGCGCGAGGATTTGAAGATCGAGATCGAAGGCGTAAAAGATCAAACAAACGCGCTCGCGCTTCGCAAGCTGATCGAGGAGGGCGCGATCGCTCAATACGAGCAAAAAGTATCCGTCCTCGCGCCCGAACAGCGAAGCGAAATCGAACGCATCTTGTATCTGCAAAGTCTGGACGAGATGTGGCGCGAACACCTCTATCAGATGGACGTGCTGAAAACGGGTATCGGCTTAAGAGGTTACAACCAAAAAGACCCGCTTGTCGAGTATAAAAAAGAGAGTTATCAGCTATTCAACGAGCTGACGGCGAACCTTAAAATCGCGATTATCAAAACGTTGTTTGGGATAAGATTTAGAACCCGCGACGAGCAAGAGGCGATCAACCGAATGCGCGAACAGATGGAAAAAGCCGCCAAAGAGGAGAGCCTGACCTATAGCGGCGCAAACGTCCGCCCCCAAGTTAAAATCGAGAAAAAGATACCCCGCAACGCGCCATGCCCTTGCGGTAGCGGCAAAAAGTATAAAAACTGCTGCGGGCAATCCGGTCCGAAACGCGGCGCTTTCGCTCCGAGCAACTAA